The DNA window AGGACCGACTCCTTCGAGCGCTGTGTTCTACGGAGCGCTATCCGTGCATCTCGGAACGTTTTTGCTGCTGCGGGTTAGTCCATTGCTGGATGTCTCCTTGCCGCTACGAATCGCTGTGATCACTCTGGGACTGGTCTCGGCGGTCTTCGGCACACTGGCTTCGCGCGTGCAAAGCGACGTGAAAAACGCCCTGGCGTTCGCGTCGCTCACGCAAGTCGGCATCATCACCATCGAGATTGGACTCGGCCTCCGATACATCGCCCTGATTCACATGATCGGCCACGCCTGTCTGCGAACTCTGCAACTGCTGCGGGCGCCTTCGGTACTGCGAGATCATCAGATGCTGGAAGACGCCGTTGGCGCCCACCTGACCGGCGATGCAGTGAACCCTTCGCGGCCAGCCACGGCGTTTCAATTATGGCTGTATCGATTCGCCCTGCATCGCGGCTATCTCGACGCGACACTGGATCGCTGGATTGTTCGCCCGTTTATCGGCTTCTTTCAGTGGTGCGAGGCGATGGAGCGACGATGGACGAATTTCCTTTCCGGCGGCGAATCGCTTCCGTCCGATCGGCTCAAGCCTTACGATGATACACTGGAGGATGTGGCCTGATGTCGGAACTCCATCTGCCGTGGCTACAGTTGTCGGTACTGCTTCCACTCGTCGGAGCGGTTGGAGTCTGGTGGCTCAAAGACCGCGACCGTGCGAGAACGATGAGCACGATTGTTTGTGGTGCGACGCTCGTCTGTGCAATTGGCGAATGGCTCGACTTCGCCACGCTCGGATCGTTTGCCGCTCACGATCGCTGGGACCTGTTTCAGCTGCTCTTTCACGTCGACGTGTATGTGGTTGACGAACTGAGCGCTCCGTTGCTCCCGCTGGGGGCATTGGCGTATCTTGCGACGGTAATGACGACCTTGCGAACGAAGAGCAGCCGCTTTGCGTTCGGCTGGACTCTGGTTTCCGAGTCCCTTCTGCTGGCAACGCTATCCTGCCGAAATCCGTGGCTGATTATCGCCCTGCTTGCCGCAGCAACGATTCCTCCGTTGCTTGAATTGCGACAGCGAAAACAGTCCACGCGAGTCTACGTGTCTCATATGGGACTGTTTATTGCGTTGCTGGTGGCGGGGCAGTTGCTGGTGGGCGTCGACGCCAGTCCCGCGAATCCACCGATACTGGCGGGTTGTCTGCTAACGGCGGGCGCCTTGATCCGCAGCGGAATCTTTCCGCTACATTGCTGGATGACGGATCTGTTTGAGAAGGCCACACTAGGCACGGCGTTGTTATTTGTCACCCCCATGGCGGGAGCCTACGCCGTGATGCGACTTGTGCTTCCCGTTGCTCCCTCGTGGGCCTTGCAGAGCATTGCCATCCTGTCGCTGGCGACCGCGATCTATGCAGCCGGGATGGCTCTGGTACAGAGAGACTCGCGTCGCTTCTTCTGTTACCTGTTTCTCAGTCATTCGTCGCTCGTGCTGGTTGGACTGGAGATGGCGACGCCTATCGGACTAACGGGAGCGCTCTGCGTCTGGCTTTCGGTAGGAATCTCCTTGCTCGGTTTTGGACTGGCGTTACGAAGCGTCGAAGCCAGAACAGGCCGCTTGTCGCTTGATAGCTTCCATGGCCTTTACGAACACACCCCGTTCCTGGCTGCAATGTTCTTGCTGACCGGGCTGGCGTCAATCGGATTCCCCGGAACTGTGGGATTCATCGGAACGGAACTGCTCGTAGAAGGAGCTGTCGCGGTGTACCCGCTGGTTGGTCTCGCCGTCGTCGTTGCGGCCGCCATGAACGGCGTGGCTGTTGTGAAAGCCTATTTCCACATCTTCACGGGTACGCGACACATTGCGACCGTCTCCATGCGATGCCGTCCTGCAGAACGTATCACGATTCTCGTTGAGGTCGTCCTGATCATCGGCGGAGGACTCGTTCCTCAGCCTGGTGTCGAATCACGGTACCACGCGTCCCTCGCCCTGCTGGAACAACGCGGCGACCTTGGCGACGAACATGCAAAAGACATCTACGACGATAATGCGACGACGCTCGACAGGACTGAACCTGCCGCAACAGACAAGAATCAAAATAAACCATAACCGACAGAGAAAATTTCCAGAAAGCTCTGCGACGCGACATGTCCGGCTTCCTTAAGTATTTCAAACGCGACATTATCTCAGGACCCAAGGGCATCACGGATCAAGTCGCTGGGTATCATCCGTCTGAACAAGCATGTCCCTGGCTCATCTTGACGATTACATTTGGACCAGGCGGGCAATCCGTGTCGGATATCTTTGGTGGAGCAGATAGCAAGGGCGTTTCCCCATACGCGTCTTTTCCGTCGTCAGAACGCGAACGACTGTTGGTCTTCTGGCGAGGCAAGACCTCCGTCACTCGTTTATGGAGGCCTTGCGATCGAAAACAGATAAATACGTCGCAAGTCGTTGACATCATTACCGTTGCTGCGATTGAAAATGAGCCGCAAGCAGGCTTTCAGAGACTCCTGCCGTCTCCACTGGAGTTAATCGGCCCTTCCCAAGTTGTTGCGGTGCAACGGTTTGCGAACGGCCGATTGCATTGACACAAGCGTGTGTCAATCGTACGTCCATCAGCTCGCTGGCCCTCTCGATCACGGCATGGCGTCGTTCGGCGTGGCCGCTGCAAAGGATGTTGAGGGAAGGCTGATGGTCGTCATGGTCGAGTTTGCTTAGCGCTCGCGTTGTGCGGTTTCTCGCCGCCAGCGATCGGGACGGGTTGGCGGCGTCTCAGGGAATGGTCGAATCCAAGACACTTGCGCCCGGAATTGAGGCCTGGCAGCCTGATGAGCAACGCCCGATCGCCCGCGAAACGAGGCCAATTCAGAAGCGGTCGCGTGATCCCGCGTGACGCAAATTGTTGCATACATTGCGCAAAAACGTAATTGCCGCGGTAGCCACAACCGGCTATGGTTGAAAAAGCGTTTGGTCTGACGCAACCAAACTCTTTCCCTCACCAGCAGTTGTGCCCTGCCCTCTTATCCGCTGGAAAATGCGTCAGCATTTACCAGGACCCTCCCCATGCTTCGCTTTCTCTTGAACGGTCGCTCTTTCGCAGCGGCGCTGTGGCTTGTCGTGTTTGGCACGGCCATGAACTGCTTTGGGCAGCAGGAGCAGCGTTCTTTTGAAACAGTCGTCAAACCGTTCCTGATGCAGCACTGCGCCGATTGCCATTCGGGTGACGAACCCAAGGCGAGGTTCGATCCGGGGAAATTGACCCCGGATTTCTCGCAAGACGAAACAGCGAATCGCTGGATCGAGGTGATGCACCGCTTACAGTTCGGCGAGATGCCGCCGCCGGAGGAAGCCCAACCGGACCCGATCGCGAAAGCGAATGTGATCAGTTGGATCCTCCAACAGATGGCCAAGACAAACCGCTACGAAGCCTACCAGAAGAAACTGCTGGCGCCCGAGTACGGAAACTGGGTCAGTCATGAAAAGCTGTTTTCGGGGGAAATCAAAACGCGTCCTTTTTCGCCGTCGCGACTATGGCGATTCAGTCCCGAGATCTTCGAGGGAAAAGGCTTTCCTCGCGCTCGAAGCCCCTTTGCGTACGTCACGCGAGAGAATGGGGTGCGAGACTTCTCCGCCATGTCGGCGGTCGATCAAAGCACGGTTCAGATGATTCTGATCAACGCCGATCAACTGCTTGAATTTCGGCAACAAAGAGGAGATTTCAAAGACTTCGAGGATGAGCGTCGACCCGTCCCGGACCAGATGCTCGGCGAGACCGTACGCAAGGAGTTTCGCACCGTGATCGGGCGAGACGTCAGCGAAGAAGAACTGGCCCGGTACCTCGGTTTCCTCAAGCAGAACATCCAAGACGGCGGGAGCCTTGACGGTCTCAAGATCACGATCAAAGCGATGTTTCTAAGCCCAGAAGCGATCTACCGCATGGAGTTTGGTCTGGGAGAGACCGACGAACACGGTCGTCGCCGATTATCGCCTGAAGAAACGGCTTACGCGATTGCGTACGCCTTGACCGATCGCAGCCCCGAACACTCGGCACCCATCAGGAACGCGCTACGGCAGGGCAAACTGTCCAGCCAGCAGGAGGTGGCCGCTGTTGTGCGGCAGGTGCTTGACGAAGGACTCGCCAACGAAAGCTGGGATCGCCCCCGCCTGCCGCGAATCCGGCGTTTCTTTGAGGAGTTCTTTGGATACAACCGGGCCGGCGCCGTCTTCAAGGATAACGACCGGCGAAACCGGGAAGGAATCCCGCAATGGAACACCAGCATGCTGGTTCACGATGCGTTGACGTTAATTGAGCACCACCTCCAGCGAGACCAGGACGTTATCGCCGAACTGTTGACCACCAACGAGTACTTCGTGGCGCACCCAGGCGACAATGAATTCGCGCGGGAGCACTACGAGACGACGCTCGCAGAAGTGACTCGCCCCGACTACGTGGAGTCGCAAGCGGCGGAGCGGCAAAAGTCGCTGGACCGGAATCCCAACCTCAAGCCAGAGGAGCGGGAAAATCAGCTGCAGCGCACGCGTGCGAATGCAGAGCAGACCGCCCGGCGATTCCAACTCACCCTGGAAGCCGGCCTGACTCCGCTTCCGAGTTTTCCCTTCTCAAGTCGCTCCCGCGGCATTGCAGACCTGATTTACATCGAGCCTTACAATCTGCCCAGCAGCCGAGGCAGTGCGCCGCAAAACTGGGACTGGAAAGTCGAGCAACCGTTCGCGCTTCCCCAGGAGCAGCGCGCCGGATTGTTGACGCACCCTGCCTGGCTGGCGGCCCATTCCTTGAACGACGGGAACGATCCGATCCGTCGCGGCATTTGGATTCGCGAGCGATTGCTTGCCGGCGTCATCCAGGACGTTCCGCCTGACGTCGACGCCAAGGTGCCGGGCGATCCTCACCTGACATTGCGGGAACGGCTGGAACCGCTACGGGCCGAGCGTTGCTGGGTCTGCCATCGGAAGA is part of the Lignipirellula cremea genome and encodes:
- a CDS encoding DUF1588 domain-containing protein; translation: MLRFLLNGRSFAAALWLVVFGTAMNCFGQQEQRSFETVVKPFLMQHCADCHSGDEPKARFDPGKLTPDFSQDETANRWIEVMHRLQFGEMPPPEEAQPDPIAKANVISWILQQMAKTNRYEAYQKKLLAPEYGNWVSHEKLFSGEIKTRPFSPSRLWRFSPEIFEGKGFPRARSPFAYVTRENGVRDFSAMSAVDQSTVQMILINADQLLEFRQQRGDFKDFEDERRPVPDQMLGETVRKEFRTVIGRDVSEEELARYLGFLKQNIQDGGSLDGLKITIKAMFLSPEAIYRMEFGLGETDEHGRRRLSPEETAYAIAYALTDRSPEHSAPIRNALRQGKLSSQQEVAAVVRQVLDEGLANESWDRPRLPRIRRFFEEFFGYNRAGAVFKDNDRRNREGIPQWNTSMLVHDALTLIEHHLQRDQDVIAELLTTNEYFVAHPGDNEFAREHYETTLAEVTRPDYVESQAAERQKSLDRNPNLKPEERENQLQRTRANAEQTARRFQLTLEAGLTPLPSFPFSSRSRGIADLIYIEPYNLPSSRGSAPQNWDWKVEQPFALPQEQRAGLLTHPAWLAAHSLNDGNDPIRRGIWIRERLLAGVIQDVPPDVDAKVPGDPHLTLRERLEPLRAERCWVCHRKMNPLGETFEIFDDWGRYRTHVYFDENQEMVTRRDAAFEQMLKNGDLKAREIDASGAISGSGDPEVDGEVKNAIEMMHRLGRSDRARQSFIRHLFRYLMGRNEMLSDSVTLIEAEQAYLKNGGSFRALVVSLLSSDSFLYRR
- a CDS encoding proton-conducting transporter transmembrane domain-containing protein, with the translated sequence MSELHLPWLQLSVLLPLVGAVGVWWLKDRDRARTMSTIVCGATLVCAIGEWLDFATLGSFAAHDRWDLFQLLFHVDVYVVDELSAPLLPLGALAYLATVMTTLRTKSSRFAFGWTLVSESLLLATLSCRNPWLIIALLAAATIPPLLELRQRKQSTRVYVSHMGLFIALLVAGQLLVGVDASPANPPILAGCLLTAGALIRSGIFPLHCWMTDLFEKATLGTALLFVTPMAGAYAVMRLVLPVAPSWALQSIAILSLATAIYAAGMALVQRDSRRFFCYLFLSHSSLVLVGLEMATPIGLTGALCVWLSVGISLLGFGLALRSVEARTGRLSLDSFHGLYEHTPFLAAMFLLTGLASIGFPGTVGFIGTELLVEGAVAVYPLVGLAVVVAAAMNGVAVVKAYFHIFTGTRHIATVSMRCRPAERITILVEVVLIIGGGLVPQPGVESRYHASLALLEQRGDLGDEHAKDIYDDNATTLDRTEPAATDKNQNKP